Within Candidatus Omnitrophota bacterium, the genomic segment TGCGTATGCCTCCGGCGGCTTTGACGAGTACGCGGGAAGAGCTATGCTTCCGCATCAATTGCAGATCGCGATCCGTTGCGCCGAGATAATTGTAGGAACCGTCTTTCTGTTTGACGAAGCCGTAGCCCGTGGAGGTTTTGACGTATTCGACGCCTGCGCCGTCGCAGATTTCGCAAAGCCGGATTTTATATTTATCCATAGTAAGAAAATCGTTCTCGAAAATGACTTTCAACAACGCGCCGTTCGCCCTCGCCGCTTTATGCACTTCCTCAATCTCCCGTTGAACGTAATCCCAATCCTCGCTCAGCGCTTTTCCGATGTTGATGACCATATCCAATTCCTCGGCGCCGTCCTTGCACGCCTGATCCGCTTCCAGCGTTTTGATATTCGTACAGCTATTCCCATGAGGAAAACCGACTACGGTTCCCACGGCGACATCCGTCATTTCCAACCACTCCACCGCGTCGCGAACGGCGTAAGGCTTGATGCAGACGCACGCGACGCGATATTTCGCCGCCAATTCGCAGCCTGCTTTCAATTCCTTATCGGTTAATGTAGGGTGCAACAGCGAGTGATCGATCATTTTGGCGATAGAGTTCATGGTATCTCCTGAAATGGGACGCATGGTTTACCCCATTTTCCTAAAAAAGCAATCATACTGCAATGAGAAGCCTCAATCCATTTGCAGAAAAGAAAAGATTGGGAACCTGCCGCTTTCATTGTATTATGATTTTCATTCCCCTATAGAGTCGTCTAAGACGCTGCTAATTTGAGGATGACGGCATGAAGCAGCGAGATAAACCGCTCAATGCCTCCAATTCGCGAGATGGGTAAAGGATGGAAAAACGATGGAATGTAAAAGAAGAACTTTTGTAAAAGGCGCTGGCGCCGTCGCGGCGGGCGCTCTCATTGGGACTTCCTCTTCCTGGGCGGGCGCCAACGATCGCATCAACATCGCCGTTATCGGCGTTCATGGACGCGGGAACGATCACATCAAAGGCCACCAGGCGCAAGAGAATGTGGAAGTGGCCGCCATCTGCGATCCCGATAAGCGCGTATTGGCGCAACGCGCCGAGGAATTCCAAAAGAATTACAATAAGCCGGTCAAAACCGTCGTCGATATGCGCGATCTTTTCAGCGATCCCGCCATTGACGCGGTCAGCATCGCCACTCCCAACCATTGGCACGCGCTCGCAACCATATGGGCTTGCCAGGCGGGTAAAGACGTCTACGTCGAAAAACCTGGCTCTCATAATATTTTCGAAGGACGCAAGATGATTGAAGCGGCATACAAATATCGCCGCATCGTGCAGCATGGCGTGCAGCTGCGCAGTTCGGCCGCCTTGCAGGAAGCCGTGCGCCTCTTGCGCGAGGGAGTCATCGGCGAACCCTATCTCGCCCGCGGCCTTTGCTTCCGCCGCCGTCCATCCATCGGTAAAAAGCCGCCGACATGGGTTCCCGAACATATCGACTACAATCTTTGGCTAGGACCGGCCAAGTGGCGTCCATTCTCCGAAAACGTCGTTCATTATAACTGGCATTGGCATTGGGATTTCGGCAACGGCGACGTCGGCAACCAAGGCGTTCATGAAACCGACATGTGCCTTTGGGGATTAGGAGTTAAATCGCTTCCCGATAAAGTGGTCGCCATGGGCGGCAAGTTTCTTTGGGATGACGATAAGGAAACGCCGGAATTGCTAACAACCAACTTTAAATTCACGCCGGAAAACAAAGTCGTCCAATTCGAGACGCGGCCCTGGAACACCAACGACGAAGGGGGCGCCAGCGTGGGGAATATTTTTTACGGCGCAAAAGGGTATATGGTTGTTCGAGGCTATGACGAGTTCGCCACTTTCCTCGGCGACCGGCGCGAACCAGGCCCCAAGGGGAGAGAAGGCGGCAACCATTTCGCCAACTTTCACAAAGCCATTCGCAGCCGCAACATGGCCGATCAGAACGGGCCGGTGGAAACCATCCATTACGCTTCCGCCATCGCCCATCTAGGCAATATCGCCTACCTCACGGGCCGCGCTCTCGATTTCGATCCGCGTACGGAACGCTTTGTCGGCGATGAAGACGCCAATCGCTATCTCAAACGCGATTACCGGCCGCCGTTCATCGTTCCCGAAGAAGTGTAATCGGGTATCGATGCTAAATGCCAAAAGCCGTGAAGAAGCGAACATTCTTCACGGCTTTGTCTTTATGATGGCTTACTTTTCTTGGAAGCAGCATGAATAGGCGTCTATTACAAACTGCCATCCACTCCGCCGCCGGAACGCCATGTAATATTGCCATTGCTATTTAAACCATTGCTGGATTCATAGGGCATTCCGCGGAATCCGTCTTGCACGACGCCGCCGTCTGGGCCGGCGCCGATCAAAGCGAATTCTCCATCTCCTAATGGCGAAACTCGCGAAATCGCCTGGTTATTAGGATGATATCCCTGAATGTTATGATCGTGAATCCATGGATTGTCGGGAATGGCGGGATCGCGGTCGAAATACGTATAGGTATCCAATTGTCCCGTCCAGGTTTCGCTTGTCGCTGCTTGTAAAGGATTTTTCAAAAAGGGATCCTGGGGTATGGCCGACATATAACTAACTGGCGTAGTGATTGGCGCCATAACGTCGCGCTGCAATCGGGTAGCTTTGCTGGGATTGGCGATGTTTCCGAAAAATTTGTTCAGCCGATCCACGCCGGTTTGGTTGTCGTCGTCCCAAATGTCGATGAGCAGCATCCCGCGCTCGACTTGAAACGATTGAATCGCCAAACCCAGGTTGCGGCAATCGGAAACCGAGCGGGCGATTTTCGCTCGGGTTTGGGCGTTGAGAAAATTAGGAACTGCAATGGCGGCCAGGATGCCGATGATCGCGACGACGATGAGCAGCTCAATCAAAGTAAATGCGCATTTTTTCATACGATCGCAACTCCAAGTCGATTTTTCGCCGCTTCCCTAAGCGGTTTTGATATTATGATGATTTCCGTATGATGGATATGAGTCCTATAAAAAAGAAAAAATAACGCCGAAGAAAAAGACAAACACTTTTTCCTATGAATTGTCTCTGCGATGAATTTCATTAATTCCTCTCCTAACAAATCGGCGAATTATTCGAAGCGATTTCCGATATAAATCGATATCCATCGACAGGGAGTAAATTATCTACGATCCTTTTCCCTCGTTCCGATGGCGATGATCGTCAACTCCTGCAGAGCCACAATCGCATCGCTTGTTCCGCCGTTCGTTCCAAATGATTCCGAGCATTCTCAATTGCCTCTTTCAAAGTAATTGGACCGGGCGCAAGCGAAAAATAGGCGATAATTCCCGCCTCGTGAAGGATGGACAAATCGCCGCAGAGGCTGCCGCCCAGAACGACGGCGGGAACGCCTTTTTGTTTTGCCCGGCGCGCTACTCCGGCGGGAACTTTACCGAAACGAGTGGAATCGTCGATCTTTCCTTCGCCCGTAAACGCAAGGCTGGCGCCATCGAGCGCCTCGTTCAGGCGGGCGTAATCGGCGATCAGGTCGAAGCCGGAACGGATTTCCGCGCCGCAAAACGCCGCCAATCCTGCACCTAGGCCGCCCGCCGCGCCGCCACCCGGCATGGCGCCGATGGTCGCGCCCATGTCCTTTTCCCAGAGCGCCGCTAGATTCGCCAATCCATCTTCTAGTAAGGGGATTATTTCCGTCGTCGCTCCTTTTTGCGGGCCGTAAACGGCCGCTGCTCCTTCCGGTCCCAACAGGGGATTCGTTACGTCGCTGGCAACCAGGATTTCTACTTTTTTTAATTGGGCGTGAACGGAAGAAGCGTCAATCCGCCGCACCGCCGCCATTCCCCGGCCTGTTGATTCCACTATTGCGCCCGCGCCGTCCAGCAACCGATAGCCAAGCGCTGCGGCCATCCCGGCGCCGCCGTCCGTGGTCGCGCTGCCGCCGATGCCGATGACGATCGTTTCGACGCCCCGATCCAACGCGTCGCGCATCATTTCGCCGGTTCCCCGCGTCGAAGTATTCAGTGGATTTTTTTCCGCTTCCGTCAGGCGCCATAAACCCGAAGCGGCGGCCATTTCCATCACGGCCGTCTTGCCGCCGTCAATCAAACCATATTTTACGGCGACAGGCCGCCCCAAAGGATCGGAAGCCGTCATCTCGATCCAATCGCCTGTACGGGCGGCTACCAACGCTTCCGTCGTCCCGTCTCCGCCGTCCGCCAAGGGAACGCAAACGGCGTCGATATCCCCTCGCGCCTGAAGTACGCCGCGCGCCATGGCGGCGGCCGCTTCGGGAGCGGATAGACATTCTTTAAAGGCGTTGGGCGCCAATACGATCTTCATGGCTTTTGCGTTTCTATTATCGGAAGCGGATTCCATTCCGGCGATACCCGCATCGGTTCTTTGCGTTCTTCCGTTTTCCAAACCAGACGCCAAGGATTTTTCGCCAACTGGCTGGACATATCGTCCAGATTGCCCAGAGCATTTTTCAGATTGAGGATGATCTGGTCTATATCTTCCCGATTGTCTACAACAATATGGTCGGCGTCGTTGATGGCTTTGACCAAACTATCTTGTATGGTTTGAATTCGCGAATCCAACGCCGCCAAGGATTCTTTGGCTTGCCGGATAGCGGCGATCGTCTCCGGACTGGCGGCGCGGAGGAAGCCGCTGGCTTGGGACATGATATCGTTCATCCCCCGCCCTGCATCCGTAACCAGACCTGGCAATCCCGCTGCGCCCATCCGTACGCTTTGTAAGGCAGGGATTACATTTTCCGAGGCGCTATCGATCAAGCCGGAAGCGTTGTTCAGCAGAGAAGCGATCCGCGGTTGGCTATCTTCCAGGATGACTTGAATTTTACCCATGATTTCCG encodes:
- the deoC gene encoding deoxyribose-phosphate aldolase; amino-acid sequence: MNSIAKMIDHSLLHPTLTDKELKAGCELAAKYRVACVCIKPYAVRDAVEWLEMTDVAVGTVVGFPHGNSCTNIKTLEADQACKDGAEELDMVINIGKALSEDWDYVQREIEEVHKAARANGALLKVIFENDFLTMDKYKIRLCEICDGAGVEYVKTSTGYGFVKQKDGSYNYLGATDRDLQLMRKHSSSRVLVKAAGGIRTLDDVLRVQALGATRIGATATEAILLEAQRRGIE
- a CDS encoding Gfo/Idh/MocA family oxidoreductase, whose product is MECKRRTFVKGAGAVAAGALIGTSSSWAGANDRINIAVIGVHGRGNDHIKGHQAQENVEVAAICDPDKRVLAQRAEEFQKNYNKPVKTVVDMRDLFSDPAIDAVSIATPNHWHALATIWACQAGKDVYVEKPGSHNIFEGRKMIEAAYKYRRIVQHGVQLRSSAALQEAVRLLREGVIGEPYLARGLCFRRRPSIGKKPPTWVPEHIDYNLWLGPAKWRPFSENVVHYNWHWHWDFGNGDVGNQGVHETDMCLWGLGVKSLPDKVVAMGGKFLWDDDKETPELLTTNFKFTPENKVVQFETRPWNTNDEGGASVGNIFYGAKGYMVVRGYDEFATFLGDRREPGPKGREGGNHFANFHKAIRSRNMADQNGPVETIHYASAIAHLGNIAYLTGRALDFDPRTERFVGDEDANRYLKRDYRPPFIVPEEV
- a CDS encoding glycerate kinase gives rise to the protein MKIVLAPNAFKECLSAPEAAAAMARGVLQARGDIDAVCVPLADGGDGTTEALVAARTGDWIEMTASDPLGRPVAVKYGLIDGGKTAVMEMAAASGLWRLTEAEKNPLNTSTRGTGEMMRDALDRGVETIVIGIGGSATTDGGAGMAAALGYRLLDGAGAIVESTGRGMAAVRRIDASSVHAQLKKVEILVASDVTNPLLGPEGAAAVYGPQKGATTEIIPLLEDGLANLAALWEKDMGATIGAMPGGGAAGGLGAGLAAFCGAEIRSGFDLIADYARLNEALDGASLAFTGEGKIDDSTRFGKVPAGVARRAKQKGVPAVVLGGSLCGDLSILHEAGIIAYFSLAPGPITLKEAIENARNHLERTAEQAMRLWLCRS
- a CDS encoding prepilin-type N-terminal cleavage/methylation domain-containing protein; protein product: MKKCAFTLIELLIVVAIIGILAAIAVPNFLNAQTRAKIARSVSDCRNLGLAIQSFQVERGMLLIDIWDDDNQTGVDRLNKFFGNIANPSKATRLQRDVMAPITTPVSYMSAIPQDPFLKNPLQAATSETWTGQLDTYTYFDRDPAIPDNPWIHDHNIQGYHPNNQAISRVSPLGDGEFALIGAGPDGGVVQDGFRGMPYESSNGLNSNGNITWRSGGGVDGSL